A window of the Gossypium arboreum isolate Shixiya-1 chromosome 2, ASM2569848v2, whole genome shotgun sequence genome harbors these coding sequences:
- the LOC108468570 gene encoding aspartyl protease family protein 1-like isoform X2 has product MLKTVIFFFILNWVLTFKLINGRIFTFEMHHRFSEPVKNWSNSTGKLSHWPLKDSFEYYAVLAHRDRLLRGRKLSGANTTLSFADGNFTFQINSLGFLHYTTVQLGTPGVKFMVALDTGSDLFWVPCDCTKCAPTEGTAYASDFELSIYDPKGSSTSKKVTCSSSLCAQRNQCLGTFSNCPYMVSYMSAQTSTSGILVEDVLHLTTEDGHPDSVEAYVTFGCGRVQSGSFLDVAAPNGLFGLGMEKIAVPSILSQEGLTADSFSMCFGDDGTGRISFGDKGSPDQEETPFNLNPSHPTYNVTVTQIRVGTTLTEGGFTALFDSGTSFTYLVDPTYSNLAVNFHSQTRDSRRPPDSRIPFEYCYDMSPDANASLIPSMSLTMKGGSHFLVYDPIIVISTQSKLVYCLAVVKSTELNIIGQNFMTGYRVVFDRERFVLGWKKFDCYDIEETNTSEEEQHPVSAPPAVAAGIRNYSTPESTKDVKNNNSLTSVTLRSCHLHASLPFFFGLVSILTLLS; this is encoded by the exons ATGTTAAAGACTGTAATTTTCTTTTTTATACTAAACTGGGTTTTAACCTTTAAGCTCATTAATGGCCGCATCTTCACTTTCGAAATGCACCACCGGTTCTCTGAACCAGTAAAGAATTGGTCTAACTCCACCGGAAAACTCTCTCATTGGCCTTTAAAAGATTCTTTTGAATACTACGCCGTTTTAGCTCACCGGGATCGTCTCCTACGTGGCCGTAAACTCTCCGGTGCTAATACAACCCTTTCTTTCGCTGATGGCAACTTCACTTTCCAAATCAACTCTTTGGGATT TTTACATTATACAACAGTTCAATTAGGCACCCCAGGGGTGAAATTCATGGTGGCACTTGACACTGGAAGTGATCTTTTCTGGGTTCCTTGTGATTGTACCAAATGTGCTCCAACTGAAGGCACTGCCTATGCTTCT GATTTTGAGCTTAGTATATATGACCCGAAAGGATCATCGACCAGCAAGAAGGTCACCTGCAGCAGCAGCTTGTGCGCACAACGTAACCAATGTCTCGGAACATTCAGTAATTGTCCTTACATGGTATCATACATGTCAGCTCAGACTTCTACTTCCGGGATTCTAGTGGAGGATGTTCTTCACTTAACAACCGAAGACGGTCACCCAGATTCTGTTGAGGCATATGTCACATTCGG CTGTGGGCGGGTACAAAGTGGTTCGTTCCTCGATGTTGCTGCTCCCAACGGTTTATTCGGGCTTGGCATGGAGAAAATAGCAGTTCCTAGTATTTTATCTCAAGAAGGTTTAACGGCTGATTCTTTCTCCATGTGTTTCGGAGACGATGGAACTGGAAGGATCAGTTTTGGAGACAAAGGTAGCCCCGACCAGGAAGAGACCCCATTTAATCTTAACCCATCACA TCCGACGTATAATGTTACTGTAACTCAAATCCGGGTGGGGACAACTTTAACCGAAGGTGGCTTTACAGCTCTTTTTGATTCCGGGACCTCGTTTACATACTTGGTTGACCCAACATATTCAAATCTCGCCGTGAAT TTCCATTCTCAGACACGAGATAGTCGCCGTCCACCCGATTCTAGGATCCCTTTTGAGTACTGTTATGATATGAG CCCTGATGCAAATGCAAGTTTAATACCTAGTATGAGTTTAACCATGAAAGGCGGAAGTCACTTTCTCGTGTATGATCCGATAATCGTCATTTCGACTCAG AGTAAGCTTGTATATTGTTTAGCCGTCGTCAAGAGTACCGAACTGAATATTATCGGAC AAAACTTTATGACTGGCTACCGCGTGGTGTTCGACCGAGAAAGATTTGTCTTAGGCTGGAAGAAGTTTGATT GTTACGACATCGAGGAAACTAACACGTCCGAAGAAGAACAACATCCTGTCTCTGCACCTCCTGCTGTTGCTGCCGGAATCCGTAATTATTCCACCCCAGAATCAACAAAAGATGTAAAAAATAACAATTCACTCACTTCGGTCACCTTGCGGTCTTGCCATCTCCATGCTTCTCTTCCATTTTTCTTCGGACTCGTCTCTATATTGACTCTATTGTCGTAG
- the LOC108468570 gene encoding aspartyl protease family protein 1-like isoform X1, translating into MLKTVIFFFILNWVLTFKLINGRIFTFEMHHRFSEPVKNWSNSTGKLSHWPLKDSFEYYAVLAHRDRLLRGRKLSGANTTLSFADGNFTFQINSLGFLHYTTVQLGTPGVKFMVALDTGSDLFWVPCDCTKCAPTEGTAYASDFELSIYDPKGSSTSKKVTCSSSLCAQRNQCLGTFSNCPYMVSYMSAQTSTSGILVEDVLHLTTEDGHPDSVEAYVTFGCGRVQSGSFLDVAAPNGLFGLGMEKIAVPSILSQEGLTADSFSMCFGDDGTGRISFGDKGSPDQEETPFNLNPSHPTYNVTVTQIRVGTTLTEGGFTALFDSGTSFTYLVDPTYSNLAVNVSTSYLDPLFTRCFHLVTYALLQFHSQTRDSRRPPDSRIPFEYCYDMSPDANASLIPSMSLTMKGGSHFLVYDPIIVISTQSKLVYCLAVVKSTELNIIGQNFMTGYRVVFDRERFVLGWKKFDCYDIEETNTSEEEQHPVSAPPAVAAGIRNYSTPESTKDVKNNNSLTSVTLRSCHLHASLPFFFGLVSILTLLS; encoded by the exons ATGTTAAAGACTGTAATTTTCTTTTTTATACTAAACTGGGTTTTAACCTTTAAGCTCATTAATGGCCGCATCTTCACTTTCGAAATGCACCACCGGTTCTCTGAACCAGTAAAGAATTGGTCTAACTCCACCGGAAAACTCTCTCATTGGCCTTTAAAAGATTCTTTTGAATACTACGCCGTTTTAGCTCACCGGGATCGTCTCCTACGTGGCCGTAAACTCTCCGGTGCTAATACAACCCTTTCTTTCGCTGATGGCAACTTCACTTTCCAAATCAACTCTTTGGGATT TTTACATTATACAACAGTTCAATTAGGCACCCCAGGGGTGAAATTCATGGTGGCACTTGACACTGGAAGTGATCTTTTCTGGGTTCCTTGTGATTGTACCAAATGTGCTCCAACTGAAGGCACTGCCTATGCTTCT GATTTTGAGCTTAGTATATATGACCCGAAAGGATCATCGACCAGCAAGAAGGTCACCTGCAGCAGCAGCTTGTGCGCACAACGTAACCAATGTCTCGGAACATTCAGTAATTGTCCTTACATGGTATCATACATGTCAGCTCAGACTTCTACTTCCGGGATTCTAGTGGAGGATGTTCTTCACTTAACAACCGAAGACGGTCACCCAGATTCTGTTGAGGCATATGTCACATTCGG CTGTGGGCGGGTACAAAGTGGTTCGTTCCTCGATGTTGCTGCTCCCAACGGTTTATTCGGGCTTGGCATGGAGAAAATAGCAGTTCCTAGTATTTTATCTCAAGAAGGTTTAACGGCTGATTCTTTCTCCATGTGTTTCGGAGACGATGGAACTGGAAGGATCAGTTTTGGAGACAAAGGTAGCCCCGACCAGGAAGAGACCCCATTTAATCTTAACCCATCACA TCCGACGTATAATGTTACTGTAACTCAAATCCGGGTGGGGACAACTTTAACCGAAGGTGGCTTTACAGCTCTTTTTGATTCCGGGACCTCGTTTACATACTTGGTTGACCCAACATATTCAAATCTCGCCGTGAATGTAAGCACTTCATATCTCGATCCTCTATTTACTCGATGTTTCCACTTAGTAACTTATGCTCTTTTACAGTTCCATTCTCAGACACGAGATAGTCGCCGTCCACCCGATTCTAGGATCCCTTTTGAGTACTGTTATGATATGAG CCCTGATGCAAATGCAAGTTTAATACCTAGTATGAGTTTAACCATGAAAGGCGGAAGTCACTTTCTCGTGTATGATCCGATAATCGTCATTTCGACTCAG AGTAAGCTTGTATATTGTTTAGCCGTCGTCAAGAGTACCGAACTGAATATTATCGGAC AAAACTTTATGACTGGCTACCGCGTGGTGTTCGACCGAGAAAGATTTGTCTTAGGCTGGAAGAAGTTTGATT GTTACGACATCGAGGAAACTAACACGTCCGAAGAAGAACAACATCCTGTCTCTGCACCTCCTGCTGTTGCTGCCGGAATCCGTAATTATTCCACCCCAGAATCAACAAAAGATGTAAAAAATAACAATTCACTCACTTCGGTCACCTTGCGGTCTTGCCATCTCCATGCTTCTCTTCCATTTTTCTTCGGACTCGTCTCTATATTGACTCTATTGTCGTAG
- the LOC108469090 gene encoding aspartyl protease family protein 1-like, giving the protein MSEFTRYSRVLLLMVLGLSAGACYGFGTFGFEFHHRYSDPVKQILAVDELPAKGSPEYYSAMIHRDKIIKGRRLAAENDQTPVTFLEGNATYRLSSLGYLHYANVTVGTPALWFLVALDTGSDLFWLPCDCSSCVRAIESPGGPRIDFNIYSPNTSSTSSTVPCSSEKCEQHRKCSSPSSNCPYQVIYLSNGTSSIGVLVEDVLRLTADDDKTNKPVEAKITFGCGKIQTGSFLNGAAPNGLFGLGMDNISVPSILAKENVTSNSFSMCFRSDGIGRITFGDKGSSDQGETPINLRQSRPTYNISITQINVGGNTGDLEFDAVFDSGTSFTYLNDPAYTLISETFNNLALDKRHTSKSTDDLPFEYCYELSANQTSLKYPVVNLTMKGGDQLLVNDPIAVLPMQGGAIYCLAVVKSDSVNIIGQNFMTGYRIVFDREKMVVGWKASDCYNIESSNTLPVIPPSAVPPATAVKPEATARNSSNAGAPGSYPPPMTNKSTQLKAFSYVFTIALVLYFALI; this is encoded by the exons ATGAGTGAGTTCACTCGTTATAGTCGTGTATTACTGTTAATGGTATTAGGATTAAGCGCGGGAGCCTGTTACGGTTTCGGTACTTTCGGATTCGAATTCCATCACAGATACTCGGATCCCGTTAAACAAATCCTGGCCGTCGATGAATTGCCGGCGAAAGGAAGTCCGGAATATTACAGTGCTATGATCCACCGCGATAAAATAATCAAGGGCCGTCGATTGGCGGCAGAGAACGATCAGACGCCGGTTACTTTTCTCGAAGGAAACGCAACTTATCGATTGAGTTCGTTGGGATA TTTGCATTACGCCAATGTGACGGTGGGGACACCAGCTTTGTGGTTTTTGGTAGCATTAGACACCGGCAGCGATCTCTTTTGGCTGCCATGCGATTGTTCCAGTTGTGTCCGAGCCATAGAATCACCCGGTGGCCcg AGGATAGATTTTAACATCTACAGCCCTAATACATCATCTACAAGCTCAACGGTTCCTTGTAGCAGTGAGAAGTGCGAACAACATAGAAAATGTTCTTCACCTTCAAGTAATTGTCCTTATCAAGTTATCTATCTATCCAATGGCACCTCGTCGATCGGGGTTTTGGTGGAAGATGTCTTGCGCTTGACTGCGGACGACGATAAAACAAACAAACCCGTCGAAGCCAAGATTACTTTCGG TTGCGGGAAGATTCAGACTGGATCGTTCTTAAACGGTGCAGCTCCTAATGGTCTTTTCGGGCTTGGTATGGACAATATATCAGTTCCCAGCATATTAGCAAAAGAAAATGTTACATCGAATTCGTTCTCTATGTGTTTTCGATCTGATGGGATCGGAAGAATAACTTTCGGTGATAAGGGCAGCTCAGACCAAGGAGAAACACCGATTAATCTCAGGCAATCACG CCCTACTTACAATATTAGTATCACTCAAATAAACGTGGGAGGAAACACCGGCGATCTCGAGTTCGATGCCGTTTTCGACTCTGGTACCTCGTTTACATATTTGAATGACCCGGCTTATACGCTTATTTCCGAGACT TTCAACAATTTGGCCTTAGACAAGCGGCATACATCGAAGTCTACCGATGACCTTCCCTTTGAATATTGTTATGAGCTAAG CGCCAATCAAACGAGCTTGAAGTACCCCGTAGTGAATCTGACAATGAAAGGCGGAGATCAGCTTTTGGTTAATGATCCAATAGCAGTGCTCCCCATGCAGGGTGGAGCTATATATTGCTTGGCAGTCGTGAAAAGCGACAGCGTGAATATCATCGGAC AAAACTTCATGACCGGTTATCGTATAGTCTTCGATCGAGAAAAGATGGTAGTTGGCTGGAAAGCATCCGATT GTTACAATATCGAGAGTTCAAACACTTTACCGGTGATACCACCATCAGCGGTCCCTCCGGCTACTGCCGTTAAACCGGAAGCAACGGCCAGAAACAGCAGTAATGCTGGAGCTCCAGGGTCATATCCACCACCTATGACAAATAAATCAACCCAACTTAAAGCTTTTTCTTATGTATTCACAATTGCTCTGGTCCTATATTTTgctctaatttaa
- the LOC108471048 gene encoding peroxidase 64-like has protein sequence MALLIAVLTLVLLVSASTSPAIALSLNHYEKTCPDVESIVAKAVERATMKDKTVPAALLRMHFHDCFIRGCDASVLLYSKGNNKAEKDGPANLSLHGFYVIENAKKEVEAACPGVVSCADILAFAARDAVVLSGGPTWEVPKGRKDGRTSKASETIQLPAPTFNISQLQQSFSQRGLSMDDLVALSGGHTIGFSHCSSFQNRIRNFNATHDIDPTMHPSFAASLRNVCPIKNKAKNAGATMDPSSTAFDNTYFKLILQGKTLFSSDQALLTNPKTKGLVYKFASSKQSFEKAFVNSMIKMSSLNGGQEIRKDCRVVN, from the exons ATGGCTTTACTCATAGCAGTACTGACCTTAGTTTTGCTCGTGTCTGCGTCGACTTCACCAGCCATTGCTCTTAGCTTGAATCATTATGAGAAAACCTGTCCTGATGTTGAGTCGATAGTTGCAAAAGCTGTCGAGCGTGCCACCATGAAGGATAAGACGGTCCCTGCAGCCCTTCTTCGAATGCATTTTCATGATTGTTTTATAAGG GGTTGTGATGCTTCTGTGCTGTTGTACTCAAAGGGAAACAATAAAGCTGAAAAAGATGGGCCTGCAAATCTTTCTTTGCATGGATTTTATGTTATAGAAAATGCAAAGAAAGAAGTCGAAGCAGCGTGTCCTGGTGTAGTCTCGTGTGCTgatattttggcttttgccgcaAGGGATGCTGTCGTGCTC TCTGGAGGTCCTACATGGGAAGTGCCTAAGGGAAGAAAAGATGGTAGAACATCAAAGGCTAGCGAAACTATACAACTGCCGGCTCCGACTTTCAACATATCTCAACTGCAACAAAGCTTCTCTCAAAGAGGCCTATCCATGGATGACCTCGTAGCTCTTTCAG GAGGCCACACTATCGGATTTTCCCACTGCTCATCCTTCCAGAATAGAATCCGCAACTTCAACGCAACGCACGACATAGACCCAACAATGCATCCTTCATTTGCAGCAAGCTTAAGGAACGTTTGTCCGATCAAGAACAAGGCAAAGAATGCCGGAGCAACAATGGATCCTTCTTCAACAGCTTTCGATAACACCTACTTCAAGTTGATCCTTCAAGGCAAAACCCTGTTTTCTTCTGACCAAGCCCTGCTCACGAATCCGAAAACCAAAGGTTTGGTATACAAGTTTGCCAGTTCgaaacagagtttcgagaaagcTTTCGTAAACTCTATGATCAAAATGAGCAGTCTCAATGGAGGTCAAGAAATTAGGAAAGATTGTCGTGTTGTAAACTAA
- the LOC108466167 gene encoding uncharacterized protein LOC108466167 has protein sequence MAFAHYLFAVPMDTSIHPKISIPPSFCSIESPSSLPFPSFSSPFPTLSKARTRINRVGHKAKAEPRESEVNIEADAFSHFKHLLLPITDRNPYLSEGTRQAAATTAALAKKNGADITVVVIDEKQKESLPEHETQLASVRWHLSESGFKEFKLLERLGEGSKPTAIIGEVADELNLDLVVMSMEAIHSKHVDANLLAEFIPCPVLLLPL, from the exons ATGGCTTTCGCTCATTATTTGTTTGCAGTTCCGATGGACACTTCAATTCACCCCAAAATTTCAATTCCCCCTTCGTTTTGTTCCATTGAATCCCCATCTTCCTTACCTTTCCCATCTTTTTCTTCCCCTTTTCCTACATTGTCTAAAGCTCGAACCAGAATCAACAGAGTGGGACACAAAG CAAAAGCTGAGCCTCGAGAATCTGAAGTGAATATAGAAGCTGATGCGTTTTCTCATTTCAAGCATTTGCTGCTTCCAATAACTGATAGAAATCCTTATCTTTCTGAAGGAACTAGACAG GCTGCTGCAACTACTGCTGCTTTGGCAAAGAAGAATGGAGCTGACATTACTGTTGTGG TTATCGATGAAAAGCAGAAAGAGTCATTACCGGAGCATGAAACTCAATTGGCAAGTGTTCGCTGGCATCTCTCTGAAA GTGGATTTAAGGAATTCAAGTTGTTGGAGCGACTCGGGGAAGGATCCAAGCCTACTGCTATCATCGGTGAAGTTGCGGATGAACTGAATTTGGATCTCGTGGTAATGAGCATGGAAGCCATTCATTCCAAGCACGTCGATGCAAATCTATTGGCCGAGTTCATCCCGTGCCCCGTCTTGCTTTTACCATTGTAA